The genomic segment AATATAATACACTATTATAACTGCACCATTACAATGTGTATTAAGCAAGACCCCATGTCCCCTACAAGGGACAGTCTACACaaattaataaacattgtttttgaaaaaaaaaaatgttgcagcatGTTTCTTGTGACCACAATACTTGAATTgtcataaaaagattaaaaaagaaaaactttttttttcctgggtcTCAGGAGGATAATGTAGTTTTTTCTATAGTAAGCAGACATGTTCCATCATGTGGCATTTCTGATGCCATGTGCACAACAACACAGGTAGTTGttttgtgaatgtttttttttttttttttttttttttttttgcagtgcaGGAAGGTgatgaaaatgttaaatgactTTGACTTTAAAAATCATCTTAGTTTAAAGAGCATAAGTGAATATAAATTTagctaaaacatttttcagcatttttctcACGGCTGACATCAAAATGTTAGTAGTATATGTCTCCCTCTAGTGTGTAATGTGTGCCACAGCACGTGGGAAAAGGCATTGCCTGAAAGTTCATCTTGTGGTAAAGGATGTACTCAGATCCTACACTTAAATATAAGTACAAATGTTTGTGGAAACAAAAACGGTTCCACAACTCAGTAGAACGGCAAATAATCatcaatctttaaaaaaaaaaagggggggggggtgcgGGGGATAGACTCTGTCACTGTCAAGTAGTTGAAACATGTTGGTACACAGTGGAACTACAGGTACAGTATTTATTACCcaaaagatagatagatagatagatagatagatagatagatagatagatagatagatagatagatagatagatagataatgtttattttatcagtTGGACATTATTGCCTAAATTCTGGTTACCCTGACATAACGAGGACCGGTTTCTCAGGGATGTGATTAAGAAGGCTCGAAAGATGTTAGTTACTGTCTTTTATGACTTTTATGACAGCCTGTTCATGCTAAGTCATGGCATGTACagtgtgaatgagtgattggTAAAATTGAATTGCCAGGCGCATCACAATTTAAGCCTTGGTTAAACTGGTCTGAAGTAAAATCAAATGCTTATCCTGGGCATGGCTACGCCTATCCCCCGTATCTTCCTACCCTGTAGGGGCTCCCGTGGAACGGGGGTGCCTGCTGCCACTGGTTGGTTTACTCACCCTCTGGGATAAGTTTCCAATAACTTATGGGTTTCCTTCCTTCTAGCCCTACATCCCCGTACTCCAATCCCCCAACTCTTGCACATTTCGGGAAGGGTGCACGTTGCGGATGTCGCGGATGGGGGCATCTATATTTGGCCTCGCTCCCTGTGGCGGCTTGCTCCTCAGTTTATAATACgcaagaaacacaaacactgacaccaaactataaatCTCAGGGGTCGTACCCCACGGTTTCTTGCAGGcagtctaataataataataataataataataatcataataatcataataataataattgtgtgATAACTTTACCTATGATTTCGATATTTTCACTTGTCCCTGAAcgcctcactgataaaactccGCCTCTTCCTCCGCTGCGTCAGATCCATCATGGCGGCGCTCCACACTGTGGACGGAGTGGAGGGTGGCAGTGGGGAAATAGGGTTGATTCTGTCAAATTCTCCCACCGGAGACACAAAAAGACCTCAGTTCGGAACACGTTTCCTAACAGACCCGCGACAGGTTTTCCAGCACAACGCATGGTTGGTACCACAGAACCATACGGGTTCTGAGATGTTCATTTGTATCTTCTGGATTAtgattcacttttatttttaaagtctaACTTCAGTCACggttgatgtttttattgttaataaataatacGTTAAATGTATTACTTGTTATACTACGTATAACTTGTCCCTGATTAAGAAATattgtatttgttgttttggttttagcTACTAAAAGTGTCAAGTGGGGTTGATGGGGTTCAGTTAGCATCACTCGTTAATTTATCATCTTGGTCTCAACATAGTAATTACAGCTGTATGAAGCTCCAGATTACGAGTTATTAAAGTGATtgactatttattttattttctgcagggctgtgtccgaatgttaCAAGAAAACATTTATCTTAGGACATCTCAGCGCTACCAAGCGTTTCTGTGCTGTTAATCACCACATAGCTTTATCCACTCCAGATAATGGTGTTTTGTGGTCAACAGGGACAATGTGGAGTGGACTGATGAACAAGAAGAAGCTGCGAAGAAGAAAGTCTTAGAAAACAGTCAGCCTCTACCTCCAGAGAAACAAGGTAGCATCATGGCTGTGTGGCACATGGCTCACACtcataaatgtaaacagataaatataAGTGCTTCTAATCAGGAGGAAACCACCAGCAATGTTGTTTGCATTCATTTTGCTTATGAGAGaatgcatatatttatatgtatggAATAGGTTATATTCTTGTTTAATACTTTAGATGTttaataattaaacacaaatatCCTCCATTTCATTGAAATGGCccaaaactattttaataattaatattttttctcatcAACCTGTATAAAGTGTTCATAATGTTCTATTTTACCatacctttttgtcttttttaagaGGAATACGACAGCCGGGCCAATGAATACTGGAATGACTTCTACACAATCCACGAGAATCGTTTCTTCAAAGACCGTCACTGGCTCTTCACAGAGTTCCCAGAGTTAGCCCCTCAGTGTAGCTTGAACCATGAGTCTCATCCAGGTGTGTCTGGCACAGATGACAGCCAGCAGAACGGTCTAGATCAAAAGCAATGCAGGGATTTTGACAACTGCGACTTTCCTGGCTCCTCTGCCACATATCGCATTCTGGAGGTGagagattatttttatttatcaaacttAAGTGAAAGAAGGGATGTTTGAGTCCACTTTCCACCTGAGAAAAGTTGGCTGTAATAAATGATAGATGAATTGTATTCTGTACAGGTTGGTTGTGGTGTGGGGAACACAGTTTTCCCAATTCTGAAGACAAACAAGTAAGATCAGATAAGAAACTAATATTTTGAGATTTAAAATGGACTCTTTGTCATCTGAATCTATAACTGCAGCTTTGCTGTTTGCAGTGACCCTGGGCTCTTTGTTTACTGCTGTGATTTCTCCAGCACTGCAGTGGAGTTGGTCAAGGTGAGAAGTTTGGCATGATCAAAGAATAGTGTGTATTCATTTCCAGGTTTTTGAGCTTACtaatgatttgtgtgtgtgtgtgtgtgtgtcatcaggcAAACCCAGAGTACAACTCTGACCGCTGCTTCGCCTTTGTTCACGACTTGAGTGATGTGGAAGCCAATTTCCCCATCCCTGATGGAAGCCTTGATGTTATAGTGCTAATCTTTGTGCTATCAGCTCTGCAACCTAACAAGTATGAACTCTTCTTGACCTTATTTCTTCTCCTAGCTTCAGCTTTCAGTTAGTCTGTAAAAGTTTCCACCATCTCTCAGGATGCAGGAATCCATCAGTAGATTAGCACGCCTGCTGAAGCCTGGTGGGATGATGCTGCTCAGAGACTACGGACGCTATGATATGGCACAACTTCGCTTCAAGAAAGGTTAAACACACTGAATCCTACCTTTTAGATAGGGTCTTTGTGAATGTGTAACTTACTGAGATCTATTTTTCTGCTTGCACATTGTAGAATTTCTCAGAATTGACTTGTTTATTGACtttgtaatcatttttaaaagaaagtgacTTTGGGGTATTTATGCCATATTGATCAGATCAAATAGCAGGGCATCaatgaattttctttttaaataatgtctttttattctttacagGAAGATGTCTTTCAGAAAACTTTTATGTCCGAGGTGATGGAACACGAGTATATTTCTTTACTCAgggtaaaaataaagataactCAAAAATATAATATTAGGATTATTTTGCAGATTCACTCTTTAATCATGTCTAAAAAtatttctctgctttgtttctttcagaTGAGCTTCATGAGCTGTTCTCAAAGGCTGGACTGGAGAAAGTGCAGAATCTTGTGGACAGACGGCTACAGGTGAACAGAGGGAAACAGCTCACCATGTACAGAGTGTGGATTCAGTGCAAGTATCGCAAGGCCTCTTGAGAAACAGGGGGATGGGCGGAGGAGAGAACCCGTCTGACCTGACCTTCAACTACAACTGAAACCTGGAGCTGAACTGAAAGTGGTGTTGGCTGTTTTCAGAGGATGTTTGGAACTGAGAAGATTTATAGTGTTTGTGATAAAGGGGAGGCAACGAGACAGTTAGAGGCATTCCCTTGTTTCAACTGCCATTGTGCAGATGAACTTGTTTTATGCTTGTGGTGTGGGAGTCCTGGCTACAAGAATGATGACTTTCTGCTGGGGCTGGTAACCCCTGTCAAAAGGTTTCTATTCTGATAGACATGGTTTTTAATCGGCTTatgttttgaaataaaatgcatgatttataaaaacctactgaccttttttttaaagttctaaATTAAAGATTTAAGTAAGACATCTGAGTATTTTTATTGGTAGAAACTTAGTTACAATGCAACAAAAGCTTAGATTTCAATCCCAAAAAGTtggtaattttaaaaaaagcataaaatgttattaaaacagtGATTTGTAAATTTCATATTGATATCCCCAGTAGTACATGATATTGAAACTGAGACAATTTACCATTTCATTGAGAATATaatctcatttttaatttgatagCAGCAACCATCTAAAAAGAAAGTTGGagtgtggcaaaaaaaaaaaaaaaagctggaaaaaataaTGGGCACAAATAAAAAGTGACCGGAGGGGCGTTTGGCAACTGGTTAgcaacatgactgggtataaattgagtatttcagaaaggCAAAGCTtctcagaagtaaagatgggcagaggttcaccaaAAAAGACTTTGAAGAGCCCACTCTCTGATTCAGAGAATTGGgagaaatctctgtgtgcaCAGGGTAAAAACTTAAGCTCAAACTGGATACTCATGATCTTGGAGGTCCTGGgtagcactgcattaaaacccAGACGTGATTCACAACTGGGAATCACTGCATAGACTCAGGAACACGttcagaaatcactgtctgtaaGAAGTTATATATGAACATGATCCAGAAGTAccaccatcttctctggaccaaagttaatttaaaatggtgtgaagcaaagtggaaaactattCTGTAGTCAGTTCATTTTTGGAAATTGGACTAATGTTGTGTCCTGTGGATTAAAGAGAAGGGGGAGCATCCAGCTCATTATCAGTAGACAGTTCACAAGCCTGGATCTCTGATGGCATGAGGTTGCATTAGTGCATGTGGTGTGGGCAGCTCAAACATCTGTGAAGGCTCCATTAATGTTGAAAAGTAAATGGAAGTTTTAGGGCAACACCTCCTCCCATCCAGATAACATCTCTTTTAGGAAAAGACCTTGCATATTTAAGCAAagcgatgctgaaccacatacTGCATTCATCACAACATCATGGCTTTTTAGGAGAAGAGTTgggtgctgaactggcctgcctgcagtacAGACCtttcacaaatagaaaacaTTAGGTATTTCATGAAATGAAAGGCACAGCAACAAAAGTCCTGGACTGCTGAGCAGCttgaatcctgcatcagacaagAGTGAGACAACGtttctctcctaaaactccagcaactagTCTTCTCACtacccagatgtttacagagaGTTGTTAAAAGAGCAGAGAatgctacacaatgctaaaacatcaccctgttccaacttttttttagatgtgttgcttccatcaaattaaaaatgagtcaatattttctgtgaaatggtaaaatgtctatttcaacattaatatgtttatgctctattgggaataaaatatgggtttatgaaaTTTGGATGTCAtagcattctgtttttattgtcattttatacAGCATCTCAACTTTGACTAACATAAgtacaaatgaatgtttttcattgtatttacTGACCAACTTTATTAAATtcagaaaactaaaacaaatcacaaaTTTAATGTCATCATCACATGCAAAAAGTTATGAGAAaagcaagcagaaaaaaaatgtgtaatcCCATAACTccatttttaacttttccacAATCAACAGATTAATTGTTGACAGGTAAGGGTGTCAGAACTGGTTATAAAAGGAGCATCCATCAAAGatttaaggcggatttatacttgcgCGCCATCTGCATCACCGCCGTAGGTGCTGCTTAGCTCCACAGAGGCtcgacgcgcacctcttccagacctgacgtgcacccctgctacatAGACTTTTACGCAGATGTACTCTCTTATGATTGGTCGATGTAGGATTACaattttccagatttctggatcttctcactgaatttgtgtatCAGCcaccattttaaaaacaaagcccAATGGATTAAATTGATGAGaggctttctttgttttcttccaaaagctaataaagacactaaaCCGTACTGGATggcattgttgttttaaaacagaaaaaacgtaccgaaactgaagtgaaccatcacaAGAACTGCTGaaaccacccctgctgccaccttcagattaagAGGAGAAACTGCAGAACGATGCCAAAAGGACGCATACCCATATGCTCGAGTGAGAGAGCAAACTCATCAGCATCATAGCCGACCACACGCAGATGCTGCGCGAGTATAAATTTGCATTTAgtctatatagatatatatatataaatagatagatagatagatagatagatagatagatagacagatagataacTTTGTCCATGAATcatcaaaaaatatttttcaatgcAAGATTAGAGAACTATTGTTACTGAACATTTACTACCTGTAATTATGTGAGAAGACTCAGGAAAACTGGAGAAATCTCTATTTGTAATAGCAAATACCAAAAATCCCTGCTGGATGCTGGATGCATTGGACCTTAAAGCTCTCAGGTGTTATTGCATAAGGCATTGTCATCCTACGCATTCCCATATAGATGGGTTtcagccatttaaaaaaaaaattatagtagATTAGTACAGTTTGTACAGTCCTGCCATCTGTTTCAGAGCATGGCTGTGCCCAACAAAACAGGTTAAATGCTGCTTTCAGTCCTTGGATTAGAAAAAGATTTATATATTGGATTTTTTAGAGACATACACTATCAACAAGGTAACGACTTGCAACAGAGTGGCTACACAGTATGCTCTTAACTGAACTTCCTGCCGTCTATCTATCCATGTCTTGTACTGAAAATGTGTGGAATGTCATGAGGAAAACCAGACCTGTTGTGCAGCTGAAATGAATGAGAATGGATTCCTCTTGCAGAACATTAATACTTCGTATCATCAGTtcctaaattattaaaatgtttacaagGAAGGTTGATGTAACGCAGTGGCAAATCAGTGTGTTGTGGCATCAaattttttacatgttgtttaaaTGTTCCAAATATAATTAAGTTGGGCAGTGACGATATTTAAgagtagtttttttaaaaatatttatttaatgtgagCCTGATAGACAAAGgtttaaacaaatgaacaaattacaGATTTAACATCAGTTCTGCTTTAAACcttcacaacttttttaaaaactttgaaaaaaagaaaaaaaagggaaaggatTTCATAGCTGCCTTGAAAAGTTTCCTTGAGAAGTTAAACATATATTAATAAATGGATTGTGTCATGGTTTAAAAACCTAGTTTAGCAGAATATTGTTGTTAAGTAAGTATGGTATGTTGATGTGAACAACACTGAGACGAAACTGTCCTATGATAATCTATCACTAGTTgttgtgtgggtgggtgggtgcaGTTTAATTGTATTGTGTAGACAGGGGTTTGCTATTGGTCCAGAAAAGAGATTTGGGGCAGGCGTGGACAGAAGGAAGGTGAAAATACTTGAACGATCTCACGAGAAAATATGAGATTTTACTgattattgtttacattgcaaAAACATGAGAACCGAACCGAATCGATCCGGATTCAACTGAAACGCTTCCCACAACACAACTTCCGAAAACAGATTGGTTTCTTCCCTGCAGCTAGTCAGGAGACTGCACCCGAACTTTGTTTTGATCGAGCTGAAAGCCAGGACCCCAAATTCATCGCACCACCGGGGGAGATACCAATAGGGGGTAACTAACGTTAGCTTAAAGACATCATTTATACCTGCTGAAAATCGCAGATTCTCAGGGGTCGCCATTGTGTGGAAAGGAGATACCAGACCAACGAAGGGTATGGTTCTCGGACAGAGGGGTGTGATGGGGATCCCCGCCTAAGGATAACATAAAGGCGGGTTAGGGATACCCGGAGTTGTCGAGGCCTCCGAGGGAATCCTCCGTTGTCTACCTTGAGCTAAACAGCGCGTGCCCGTGTCTTGGTCGTTAACAATCAGCACGCGAGGGACGCGGCTGTGGATGAGGCCTAGCCTGGGAGGGTCTGCCGAGTACCGGTGAAACAACGAAGACCGTTTTAGGGAAAACAACACCGGAGGAGGACAGAGGAAATCTTACATAACAGTGAGTATACGGTTTGAGTGTCGAACAAAATAATATCTTTTAAAGGTCTTTTCTTCAACAGTGAGTCCAGATGTCGTGGCACGAGCACCTGGCAACGCTGGAGAAGATGCTTCTTTTGGGGTTAACACTAGCCCACTTTTTAACACTGATATTTAACGCATTTTCGGACAGTCAGTGCGGAGTTTTTCTGTCCGTAGCTTTGTAATCTCACAGCTATAATTGTGTCAACATTAATAAACACTTGCGTAGTTTTGTTACGATATCTTTTAATGAAATCCTTTCTAATGTTACTAGCTAACTGTTAGCTCTTAAACGCAGTGCTACGCTAAGTGATGGCCAACATCGGTAGGCTTGTTAGCTCGTTTACTCAGTATTAGCTCACGGATAATTcactaatttgttttaaatcgCTAGGCTGAATATTGTAATGTTAGTTGAGCCTGTATGTATGTGCAAAGGTAATTATAGAGCGTACGTCTAATTGGATAAAAACCAAAGTACGTTACAGTTTGTTTGTAAGCCATAGGTAAGTCATTGCTACCAGTGTTGGGCGTGTAACTTAAACCTTCGCATAGGCCAGCAAACTGGGCACTTATTGTCTATTGTGGCCTTTTCCATTGCTGTGATTGTACTTGGCAGTCCTTCCAATAGTGACCTTTTATATTTACAGCGCCATGTAACTTAGGCCTGTAATGCCAGGGTGTTATCAAGTGATGCCACAGTTTTCCATGCAATGACTTTACACATCTGGGCTTCCTCTTTGATGCATTTTATACATCCGTTCTTAGCTCTAGTTTTTCCAGATTGTGCTCTTAGTGTTTTGAGTGTCTTGCCATTGTTAGGAGGCTGGTGCTTGCTAAACATAAATGATATTGTCAAGCTTAATGATGACTCAGAACAGGAGAATTTTCCACATCCATATTGCTAAAAAGAGCCATGACTCATCACAACTAATACCTTTTGAAACAGGGAGCCCTTGCTACCATTTTAATATTCCAGATGATTCAAGCCTTTCCTTAATCTGTGCTCTTGTCTCTGCAGCCATGATGGAAGAACTGCACAGCCTGGACCCCCGACGGCAGGAACTGTTGGAGGCTCGCTTTACTGGGGTTGGTGTGGCAAAGGTTTGTGTTATAGCAAATGTAAAGGCAGAGCATGAGAACACTCTTGTCAAAGTGCTTATAATCACAAATTGTCTTGATCATGCCTTATTGCAAATCTCTACCCTTCTTTATCTCACTTTATCCTCAGTATCCTTCTGCTGTTTGGCCTGGACAAGCTTGGCtgcacttttttctttgtctgtctctGGAGAAGGTTGAGCcgtgtctgtgttttttggcTGGTATGACATGGCATGTCTCCCTGGCTCATGATGTAGTGGCTGTATATGCAAGTAGTTATGCCTGCCAAAAAGGCCACAGACGGGACAGGGGTggttggaggaggaggaggagtgatgGCAGAGGAGGAATGCAGAAATAGTTCCTGGCCAGGTGTAAGTGGAGGCAGTATTTAGCCTTCAACCCCCTGTCTTACTACATGGAAGGATCTGTCTTAGTGGAAGGTGATCTTGGAACAGTTAGGGAGCCAGAGTCAGTGCCAGGAGTGGGCCCTGTGCCAGCCATAGGCAGAGCCCAGAGCATGGCATGGCTGCTGCCGCAGAGAAAATGGCGGCGCTCGCTAAGGCATCCTGCCACAGTCACCCTGTATGACAGGGGATGTAATGTGTGTGTAGAGGGGGAGTGAGAGTGAAGTTTGTCAGCAAATGGCTGTGAAGAAATATGGGTTGGTGGTCTAAAAGCTCTTCAATGTCACAGAGTAGTTTAGAGTTTTTTCCCTTGACCTTGGACAGCCTTATGGCACTGCTGCTCTTTCTGTCATTACTGAGTAGGcataaaagataagaaaattgTCATCCTTTTAGAACAAAAGGATAGAGCACTTTTTTGTTAATGGAGCAGATGAGGCCTAAAACAGTTGCAAACTGCATTTCCTTTAGATCAAACAGTAGGGATATGATTCAGGTGGACGTGGAGGGTTTAAAATAGGGTGTAATTCTTAGATCAGAGCAACTTTTCACTAGCTTTTTCTGGGGAAGAAAAGAATGGTTAAAACCGTGGTGAATAGGAGAAAAATAGATGACATTATCTAAAGGTGACAGTCAGAGGGAGGAATACAGCCCCAGCAGCATGCCTAATGTTCAGCCATTTTAGGAGGGTTCAGTGAGAGAGCTCTAGTGTGCTCTGAATGACTAAGTATCTCTTCCTGATTGGACAGTGCCTGCTGAATTCTGATGTGATTCATTTGATTGACAGGCATCACCTAGGGAACCAGCATTAGTACTGACGCAGGTCTTCATTCAGAGGGAATTTAATGGGGATGGTATTTGGGCTAAGCTCTGTgtccttttcttcatcttctttctgattttatttttctatttttttggtAGTTCACTTTTAAGTTCacgaatattaaaaatgtaattctgTATGTACATATTTCTTcctttcttattattattttcagggATTTTTGGATGTAATTGCCCTTTTTATTTTGACAGGGCTCAGGTCAGAGTCAGAATGAATCGTCCAATCAGAGTCTATGCAGTGTGGGCTCTCTAAGTGACAAAGAGCTAGAGGTTAGTCTCTGTCTGtaatggcattttttttttaatgccaaaTCTCTGTTACTTCACCACAGGATTTGTTGATTCATGTTGCTGTCCTTACAGACTCCGGAGAAAAAGGCAAATGACCAGAGAGCAAGAAAACGCAAAGCAGACCACTTTGACAGCAGCCAAGGTAAGGCTGTTTCTCTGTGATGGTCCGTTCATCATGTCTCTTATATGTTCCCCCTCTTCTGAcaagtctttctttcttttaaaggcAAAGCAGGAGCAAGGGGACATAAAATTAGTGATTATTTTGAGGTGAGTTGCAGGCATCTTTGTTGCACTGTGTCACGGAGTACTCATTTCACTCTGCGGTGTAAAACATTTCATGCTTCATCTCTAACCCCCTCCTTTGAGCCATCTTAGTCTTTCCATTGAactgctttcttctttttcgtCTTCTCCTTCTGTATGTGTAAGTTTGCGGGAGGTAGTGGTCCTGGTACCAGCCCTGCCAGGGGAATTCCACCAGTGGTCCGCTCTTCCCCACAACACTCTCTCTCCAACCCCCCTGTCACGGTGAGCATGTTTGCTCTATGGTGCTTCTCATGCTATTTTATCCCTTCACactctttcttgtcattttcttctccaCGCTGGTTAGTAACACCACCAGGTGAGGATTGTTTACAGATGGGAAGAATCTCATATAGTTGGTAAACAAGGCAGAATCTGCGGGGCAGTTCAGTGTAAAGTACAAAATCGATTATCAATAGTTTAccttaaaataaaggaaagaagTAATTAAGAAACTTTTTAGAGTTCAATGTTTGTGATACAAACACCTAGTCAAGCAGGCACAGATAGAAGAAATGAGTTTTGGTGAACCATTTGGtgctttgatttttcttttgaatgcCATACATTACTGCATGTGGAAGTCATCGATCAGATCAATTTAAGACCTTCAAAGAGCTCTTTGACTGAGAGCATCTTGAATCTCACTCACTTCCGATTTACATTTACTAGGTTGGTGTGatgttttattatgtgaagTTGTTCCAGGTCCTGATAAATCCTCAATGTAAGGGCGACGTTACACATTTGAACGTCCTCTGAATGTAAACGGTTCATATTGGATGTTTCTGCATCCCAGGTGCAGCAGGGAAGCCCCTCTTCCGTCAGCTCGGTCAACACTGAGCACTCCTCATGCTCAATGAAGCCAACTTCTCTTCACATGCTCCACAAAGCCACACAGGTACTCCACGCTCTACTCATACCGGGTctgcctgtttgtttttattaactcTGTTATAGTTGAACATAAGTGTTGGATTTGGCACATGAAACAGTGAGTTAGAAGAAAGGGGGGGAAAAACGGATAATAATATTAGGATTTCCTGCTGCACTAAATTTATCAGGGATGCAGAATGATCTACAATTAACCACTTTTGTGCCCACTGTACCTTTAGTCTGACCTTACTATAGAGAAACTAACCGCAATGGAGAACAACAAGAACTCTGACCTGGAGAAGAAGGAAGGCCGAATAGACGATTTGCTGCGGGTACTAATCTCATTACATTTCATCTCTACTGCTCTGCTTGCCTTTTTCAGTGGTTTTGAGTGTTTTATGTTCACTGTAATGATTTTTCACTTAATGCATGTTAGAACTTAAACATTCCTTCAGTGCATGCACAAAcaggttaaatgttaaaatgttgtgaACTTTTTTACCTGACCGTTTCTTGTTCGTATGTATGTTCTGCCTCAGGCAAACTGTGATCTAAGAAGACAAATTGATGAACAGCAAAGGATGCTGGAGCGATACAAAGAACGCTTAAATAAGTGTGTGACTATGTCCAAGAAGCTGCTAATTGAAAAGGTATGTAAATGTTAGAAGAGCTGTGacttattttaatgttcttttttaaagtatGTAGGGTATTGTGTGGTGTTAACAAATCATgattaatgtgtttgtgtttttttttttttttgttttgtttttttttctttccttaccATCAGtccaaacaagaaaagatggCATGCCGGGATAAAAGTATGCAGGATAGGCTTCGATTGGGGCACTTCACCACAGTTAGACATGGAGCATCTTTCACTGAGCAGTGGACAGATGGATATGCCTTCCAAAACCTTATCAAGTGAGGGTCTTCATATTAAATTTATGTAacctctttttttaactttgatatgattaaaaacaaaatttaattttatctctTGTGATTCACTTGAGTGTATTCTTGTGTATTAATAAAAGGCAGTTTTTTTAACTTAAGAGTTGGCGAGCTTACAGTAGATCAtactaaaacagaaaattaaattcACTGTCTATTTCTCACTAATTTGCTGCTGGCCTCAAGACAACAAGAAAGGATCAATTCTCAGCGAGA from the Melanotaenia boesemani isolate fMelBoe1 chromosome 2, fMelBoe1.pri, whole genome shotgun sequence genome contains:
- the mettl2a gene encoding tRNA N(3)-methylcytidine methyltransferase METTL2; the encoded protein is MAALHTVDGVEGGSGEIGLILSNSPTGDTKRPQFGTRFLTDPRQVFQHNAWDNVEWTDEQEEAAKKKVLENSQPLPPEKQEEYDSRANEYWNDFYTIHENRFFKDRHWLFTEFPELAPQCSLNHESHPGVSGTDDSQQNGLDQKQCRDFDNCDFPGSSATYRILEVGCGVGNTVFPILKTNNDPGLFVYCCDFSSTAVELVKANPEYNSDRCFAFVHDLSDVEANFPIPDGSLDVIVLIFVLSALQPNKMQESISRLARLLKPGGMMLLRDYGRYDMAQLRFKKGRCLSENFYVRGDGTRVYFFTQDELHELFSKAGLEKVQNLVDRRLQVNRGKQLTMYRVWIQCKYRKAS